In Arvicola amphibius chromosome 1, mArvAmp1.2, whole genome shotgun sequence, one DNA window encodes the following:
- the LOC119803845 gene encoding macrophage migration inhibitory factor-like, whose translation MPMFTVNTNVPRASVPEGLLSELTQQLAQATGKPAQYIAVHVVPDQLMTFSGSSDPCALCSLHSIGKICGAQNRTYSKLLCSLLADRLHISPDRIYINYYDMSAANVDWNGSTFA comes from the coding sequence ATGCCGATGTTCACCGTGAACACCAATGTTCCCCGCGCCTCCGTGCCAGAGGGGCTTCTCTCCGAGCTCACCCAGCAGCTGGCGCAGGCCACCGGCAAGCCGGCACAGTACATCGCAGTGCACGTGGTCCCGGACCAGCTAATGACTTTTAGCGGCTCTAGCGACCCCTGCGCCCTATGCAGTCTGCACAGCATCGGCAAGATCTGCGGAGCGCAGAACCGCACCTACAGCAAGCTGCTGTGCAGCCTGCTGGCTGATCGCCTGCACATTAGCCCAGACCGGATCTACATCAACTATTACGACATGAGCGCAGCCAACGTGGACTGGAACGGTTCCACCTTCGCCTGA